The proteins below are encoded in one region of Maribacter aestuarii:
- a CDS encoding DUF58 domain-containing protein, with product MQFLRSFYINNTFFKYLALLCACFVLSYWFKVLYPIAWLLLLLLIALFLFDVVLLYATGKGVMAYRDTPRKLSNSDFNPIAVHYESFYPFKTFMMIIDELPVQFQKRDFLYKTALFKGQRGEFTYKVRPVDRGEYVFGNLNVFCSSPLRIIKRKFVFQKDEMVPVYPSIIQMQQYDFLAINNRLSEIGLKKIRRIGHTQEFEQIKDYVRGDDIRTLNWKASAKQNRLMVNQYQDEKSQPVYSIIDTGRVMKMPFNGLKLLDYAINSCLAFSNVALKRNDKTGLIAFSKNLETYVPAVQKITHLNTILEKLYSINTDFTDADFGLLYGHVKQKINHRSLLLFYTNFEHISALRRQLPYLLALSKKHVLVVIFFENSELEELIVTDAENLQAIYHKTIAEKFALDKKLMQKELQKYGIQTILTKPEQLTINTINKYLEIKARGLL from the coding sequence ATGCAGTTCTTACGGTCTTTCTATATCAATAATACCTTTTTCAAGTATCTGGCGCTATTATGTGCTTGTTTTGTGCTATCCTACTGGTTTAAAGTCTTGTACCCCATTGCTTGGTTATTACTGCTTCTATTGATAGCTCTTTTTCTTTTTGATGTGGTTCTCCTATATGCCACAGGAAAGGGTGTTATGGCCTATAGGGATACGCCACGAAAATTATCCAATAGCGATTTTAATCCCATTGCCGTTCATTACGAGAGCTTCTATCCTTTTAAGACGTTTATGATGATAATCGATGAGCTTCCGGTACAATTTCAAAAAAGGGACTTTTTATATAAAACGGCTTTGTTCAAAGGACAAAGGGGTGAGTTCACATACAAGGTACGTCCCGTTGACCGTGGCGAATATGTATTTGGAAATTTAAATGTCTTTTGCTCCTCCCCTTTACGAATAATCAAAAGAAAGTTTGTTTTTCAGAAGGACGAAATGGTTCCCGTCTACCCCTCAATAATTCAAATGCAGCAATACGACTTTCTAGCCATTAATAATCGACTGTCGGAAATTGGACTAAAAAAAATTCGTAGGATAGGACATACCCAAGAATTTGAACAAATTAAGGACTACGTGCGGGGGGATGATATCCGTACTCTTAATTGGAAGGCCAGTGCCAAACAAAACAGGCTAATGGTCAACCAGTACCAAGATGAAAAGTCGCAGCCCGTGTATTCCATAATTGATACGGGAAGGGTAATGAAAATGCCCTTTAACGGACTTAAATTGTTGGATTATGCTATCAATAGCTGCCTGGCGTTCTCCAATGTTGCCCTAAAACGAAATGATAAGACCGGCCTTATCGCTTTTTCCAAAAATTTGGAAACCTACGTTCCCGCCGTTCAAAAAATTACCCATTTAAATACCATTTTAGAAAAACTATATAGTATCAATACCGATTTTACAGATGCTGATTTTGGCCTGCTCTACGGCCATGTTAAGCAAAAAATAAACCATCGGAGCCTATTATTGTTCTATACGAACTTTGAACATATCTCAGCGTTAAGGCGGCAACTCCCCTACTTGTTGGCACTTTCCAAAAAACACGTTTTAGTAGTCATATTTTTTGAAAACTCAGAGCTGGAGGAATTAATCGTTACCGATGCCGAAAACCTGCAAGCCATTTATCATAAGACGATTGCAGAAAAGTTTGCATTGGATAAAAAATTGATGCAAAAGGAACTTCAGAAATATGGCATACAGACCATATTAACCAAACCAGAACAGCTAACCATCAATACCATCAATAAATATTTAGAAATTAAGGCCAGGGGGTTGTTGTAA
- a CDS encoding TonB-dependent receptor → MQFNYASSLVEGITLSALDTSLSLDASLDTLSEKTDLNFVIISDKTISVKLKSIMFCGYLKDKDTGEALPYVTVENGTTATIANEEGYFELKGLRKNDLITIKHLGFKPLIRQIQYFNTSNCSTLYLVPHQEKLAEVIVYDFLIRGIDQLNNGAVQLDFERFNILPGLVDDDVLQSVQALPGVMSIDETVSNINIRGGSNDQNYISWDGIKMYQSGHFFGLISMYNPEITQKVELRKNGSSASETDGVSGTIAMKTDEYLNSSLKASLGANLIDVNGSADAPLGKKASLQVAARKSISDFVETPTYANYFDRISQETEIDRNSGTVTNSDISFDFYDAAFRLLFNPSEKDRIRLNFIHTANQVTFNESAEVEDEEVIRDSNLSQTSIAAGIYHKRFWTEKFITEFSVYNTDYKLKAINANILEDQRFLQENKVSETGVKFLARNRLDSQFSWTNGYHFIETKVTNLDDVDDPRFLRLEGEVLRTHSVFTEMGFSSKNSATQMNLGLRFNHLDDFDKQLWEPRLSFNQRLGKHLNLEALGEFKHQSTSQIINFQNDFLGIEKRRWQLSNDGAIPVITSKQASLGLNYKKSSWLINAISFVKRVEGITTQSQGFQGPFEFVRTSGAYDALGFDLLLRKQFQDNNAFWISYSYLNSTYLFEQLPETTFPNNFDITHGLTAGINYHLGRVLLAAGLNWRTGRPFTAPEANNELENGEINYSGVNANRLKDYLRLDISANYQFNWGKNNKAQIGASIWNLLDQNNTLNTFYRITSQEEVQKIGQSSLGLTPNLSIKFFFD, encoded by the coding sequence GTGCAATTCAACTACGCCTCCTCCTTAGTAGAGGGAATCACCTTGAGTGCTCTGGATACATCGCTGAGCCTAGATGCCTCTCTTGATACGCTTAGCGAAAAAACCGACTTAAACTTCGTTATCATTTCAGACAAAACAATTTCAGTTAAGCTGAAAAGTATCATGTTCTGTGGATACCTAAAAGACAAGGATACCGGTGAGGCGCTACCCTATGTTACCGTAGAAAATGGCACAACGGCCACAATAGCAAACGAAGAAGGCTATTTTGAACTTAAAGGCTTACGCAAGAACGATTTGATTACGATAAAGCATCTGGGCTTTAAACCTCTGATTAGGCAAATACAATACTTCAACACCTCAAATTGCAGCACCCTATATCTGGTACCTCACCAAGAAAAGCTCGCGGAAGTCATAGTTTACGATTTTTTGATACGTGGTATCGATCAGCTCAACAATGGTGCCGTTCAATTAGATTTTGAAAGGTTCAATATTCTTCCTGGATTGGTCGATGATGATGTACTACAATCCGTTCAAGCATTACCCGGCGTCATGAGTATTGACGAAACTGTTTCCAATATCAATATTAGAGGAGGTAGTAACGACCAAAATTACATTTCTTGGGATGGCATAAAAATGTATCAATCCGGACATTTTTTTGGTTTAATATCCATGTACAACCCGGAAATCACACAAAAGGTAGAACTTCGAAAGAATGGGAGTAGTGCGTCGGAAACCGATGGTGTTTCAGGCACCATAGCCATGAAAACCGATGAATACCTCAACTCAAGTCTAAAGGCAAGCCTTGGTGCTAATCTTATCGATGTCAATGGTTCTGCGGATGCTCCATTGGGAAAGAAAGCCTCCTTACAGGTTGCTGCTCGCAAGTCAATAAGCGATTTTGTCGAAACTCCCACCTATGCCAATTATTTTGACCGGATATCACAGGAAACAGAAATTGATAGAAATTCTGGTACAGTGACCAATTCGGACATCAGTTTCGATTTTTATGACGCGGCCTTTCGTTTGCTTTTTAATCCGTCGGAAAAAGACCGCATACGACTCAACTTTATTCATACCGCAAATCAGGTAACGTTTAATGAAAGTGCAGAAGTTGAGGATGAAGAAGTAATTCGTGATAGTAATCTGAGCCAAACAAGCATAGCGGCAGGAATTTATCATAAAAGATTCTGGACGGAAAAATTCATTACCGAATTTTCCGTTTACAATACCGATTATAAATTAAAAGCCATTAACGCTAACATCCTTGAAGACCAACGTTTTCTTCAGGAAAATAAAGTTTCCGAAACGGGCGTAAAATTTTTGGCCCGTAACCGATTGGATTCCCAATTCAGTTGGACGAACGGCTATCATTTTATTGAGACCAAAGTCACCAATTTAGATGACGTGGATGATCCCCGTTTTTTACGCTTAGAGGGTGAAGTACTCCGTACACACAGTGTTTTTACGGAGATGGGGTTTTCGTCCAAGAATTCAGCTACACAAATGAACCTTGGTCTACGCTTCAACCATTTGGATGATTTTGATAAACAACTGTGGGAACCCCGTTTGAGTTTTAACCAACGGTTGGGGAAGCATTTGAACCTTGAAGCGCTAGGTGAATTCAAACATCAGAGTACCTCTCAGATAATCAACTTTCAAAATGATTTTTTGGGAATTGAAAAGAGGAGGTGGCAGCTTTCAAATGATGGGGCAATTCCGGTTATTACCAGTAAGCAGGCCTCTCTTGGTCTAAATTATAAAAAATCTAGTTGGCTTATTAACGCAATTTCCTTTGTGAAAAGAGTAGAGGGTATTACTACGCAAAGCCAAGGTTTTCAAGGTCCTTTCGAATTTGTAAGAACATCGGGAGCGTATGATGCTTTGGGTTTTGATCTTTTGTTGCGAAAGCAATTTCAAGATAACAATGCGTTCTGGATAAGTTACTCCTATCTTAATAGTACTTATCTTTTTGAACAATTACCGGAAACCACCTTTCCAAACAATTTTGATATTACCCATGGTTTAACCGCAGGAATCAATTATCATTTGGGACGGGTTCTCTTGGCGGCCGGATTAAACTGGAGAACAGGAAGACCTTTTACCGCACCCGAAGCAAACAACGAATTGGAAAATGGGGAAATTAATTATAGCGGTGTTAACGCGAACCGCTTAAAAGATTATTTGCGCCTAGATATTTCTGCCAATTATCAATTTAATTGGGGCAAAAATAATAAAGCGCAAATCGGGGCTTCTATATGGAATTTACTTGACCAAAATAATACGCTGAATACTTTTTATCGTATTACTTCTCAGGAGGAGGTTCAAAAAATTGGTCAGAGTTCATTGGGCTTAACGCCCAATCTTTCAATCAAATTTTTCTTTGACTAA
- a CDS encoding FecR family protein, which produces MDKDNLIQKWLLDELSEEESKKFDALEDASFYKNIISDASSFKASNFSTVDDFETFKKRNMVPDTKVRKLEWIKPMLRIASIVVIAIGVYFFFLSNQLTEVQTLVAEKTTIELPDASKVVINALSEVSYDKGKWDNKREIRLKGEAFFDVAKGAKFDVITPEGTVSVLGTEFNVKQRNGFFEVACFEGTVRVVSDGHTEILQVGDNFKIVNGIKTSGKNSYNEPQWTNNTSYFQRVPVSEVLDELQRQYAIKITVDNVDTDQLFTGGFVHGDLDNALKAISEPMSLDFEILKGTEVRFSKGD; this is translated from the coding sequence ATGGACAAAGACAATTTGATACAAAAGTGGCTTTTAGACGAACTTTCCGAAGAAGAAAGCAAGAAATTTGATGCGCTAGAAGATGCTTCGTTCTATAAAAACATAATAAGTGATGCTTCAAGTTTCAAAGCGTCCAATTTTTCTACAGTCGATGATTTTGAAACTTTCAAGAAGCGAAACATGGTACCGGACACCAAGGTCAGAAAATTGGAATGGATCAAACCAATGTTGCGTATAGCCAGTATAGTTGTTATTGCTATCGGGGTATATTTTTTCTTTTTGTCCAACCAACTAACCGAAGTACAAACTTTGGTAGCCGAGAAAACGACCATTGAATTGCCCGACGCATCAAAAGTGGTGATCAATGCCCTTTCCGAGGTGAGTTATGATAAAGGCAAGTGGGACAATAAAAGAGAAATAAGATTAAAGGGAGAAGCTTTCTTTGATGTAGCGAAAGGTGCAAAGTTTGACGTAATCACACCAGAAGGTACGGTAAGCGTGCTGGGAACAGAGTTCAATGTGAAGCAAAGGAACGGTTTTTTTGAAGTTGCCTGTTTTGAAGGTACTGTACGTGTTGTTTCCGATGGACATACTGAAATCCTACAAGTGGGAGATAATTTTAAAATAGTCAACGGTATTAAGACCTCGGGTAAAAATAGCTACAATGAACCTCAGTGGACCAATAATACCAGTTATTTTCAACGTGTGCCCGTTTCTGAGGTTCTAGATGAGCTACAGAGACAATACGCCATAAAAATAACTGTTGACAATGTAGATACCGACCAACTTTTCACAGGAGGTTTTGTACATGGCGATCTTGACAATGCCCTGAAGGCAATCAGCGAGCCTATGAGTCTTGACTTTGAGATACTAAAGGGCACCGAGGTGCGTTTTAGTAAAGGTGACTAA
- a CDS encoding RNA polymerase sigma factor: MEKALHEDICDETLFANIYNKYAKSLNDFLYYKYGDRLNPSDKAQDAFVKLWENCKNVSTEKAKSFLFTVANNLMLNETKHQKVVLKYKSESPKGYTNENPEFLLEKDEYYKKYQAALSKLSDDQRTAFMLNKVEGKKHQEIAELLGVTQKVVEYRIYSAFDQLKKELENFKIK, from the coding sequence TTGGAAAAAGCCTTACATGAAGATATTTGTGACGAAACTTTGTTTGCCAATATCTATAACAAATATGCCAAAAGCCTTAACGATTTTCTCTACTATAAATACGGTGACCGATTAAACCCCAGTGATAAAGCTCAGGATGCTTTTGTTAAACTTTGGGAAAACTGTAAAAATGTTTCGACGGAAAAAGCAAAGTCCTTTTTGTTTACCGTGGCCAATAATTTGATGCTCAATGAGACAAAGCACCAAAAAGTAGTTTTAAAATATAAAAGTGAGTCCCCAAAAGGATACACGAATGAAAATCCTGAGTTTCTGCTGGAAAAGGATGAGTACTACAAAAAGTACCAAGCCGCCCTCTCAAAATTGTCCGACGATCAGCGCACCGCTTTTATGCTGAACAAAGTAGAAGGTAAAAAGCACCAAGAAATTGCAGAATTATTGGGAGTAACCCAAAAGGTTGTGGAGTACCGTATTTACAGTGCTTTTGATCAATTAAAAAAAGAATTGGAAAATTTTAAGATTAAATAG
- a CDS encoding LytR/AlgR family response regulator transcription factor → MTLTTMVIDDSSLQQLATCKLIKDNPNLKLIQTFKDPKAGLEAVNHLRPDILFLDVEMPNLDGFGVLEGLKHDCHVILNSTKSQFALKAFQYNQVKDYMTKPMNKPRFEKSIERVLKNLSKSSGAHIFNEATNSRVLSMAS, encoded by the coding sequence ATGACTCTAACTACAATGGTAATCGATGATTCTTCCCTTCAACAATTGGCAACCTGCAAATTGATAAAAGACAACCCCAATCTTAAACTTATCCAGACCTTTAAGGATCCGAAAGCAGGATTAGAGGCCGTTAACCATTTACGACCGGACATTTTGTTCCTTGATGTTGAAATGCCCAATTTAGATGGCTTTGGCGTACTAGAAGGTCTTAAGCACGATTGCCATGTAATACTCAACTCCACCAAATCACAATTTGCATTAAAGGCGTTTCAATATAATCAAGTAAAAGATTACATGACTAAACCTATGAACAAGCCTCGTTTCGAAAAATCTATCGAAAGAGTGTTAAAGAATCTTTCCAAGAGTTCAGGAGCACACATTTTTAATGAAGCCACTAACTCAAGAGTTCTTTCTATGGCTAGTTAA
- a CDS encoding helix-turn-helix domain-containing protein encodes MASAKDLVKVDDYCSKFNLSTLHPLVSVHDLSEGTLDGREPADAVRYHFYGIFLKQGEGCILRYGRQNYDYQDGTLVFLAPGQVVQVEHIDASFKPSGHALLFHPDLLYGTHLAKTISDYSFFSYLSHEALHISKKERQLVLDLFDTIRTELSHGIDKHSKEVVVATIELFLKYCMRFYDRQFITRGKENLGVIQKFEISLNSYIQTGKAIELGTPSVSYFAEEQKLSSNYFGDLVKKETGKSANDHIQDQLIEIAKQKIFDPEKTLSEIAYELGFKYPQHFTRLFKKKMGKTPNEYRMLN; translated from the coding sequence ATGGCTTCAGCGAAAGACTTGGTAAAGGTAGATGACTATTGCTCCAAATTCAATCTGTCAACCTTGCACCCCTTGGTCAGCGTCCATGACCTTTCGGAAGGTACCTTGGATGGGCGGGAGCCTGCCGATGCCGTCCGCTATCATTTTTATGGAATTTTCTTGAAACAAGGCGAAGGTTGTATTTTAAGATATGGCCGGCAGAACTATGATTACCAAGATGGGACCTTGGTGTTTTTAGCACCTGGACAGGTAGTGCAGGTGGAGCATATCGATGCTAGTTTTAAACCGTCCGGTCATGCGCTTTTGTTTCATCCAGATCTGCTTTATGGAACCCATTTGGCCAAAACGATTAGCGACTACAGTTTTTTCTCCTATCTATCCCATGAAGCACTCCATATCTCAAAAAAGGAACGGCAATTGGTGTTGGACTTATTTGATACGATACGAACTGAACTTTCCCATGGAATAGACAAGCACAGTAAAGAAGTCGTAGTAGCCACTATTGAACTATTCTTGAAATACTGTATGCGGTTCTACGATCGGCAGTTCATTACCAGGGGAAAGGAAAACCTAGGTGTAATCCAAAAGTTTGAGATTTCCTTGAATTCCTACATCCAAACAGGAAAAGCCATAGAGCTGGGAACTCCTTCCGTCAGCTATTTTGCCGAGGAACAAAAGCTGTCTTCCAATTATTTCGGCGACCTGGTCAAAAAAGAAACTGGCAAAAGCGCCAACGACCATATTCAAGACCAGTTGATTGAGATAGCCAAACAGAAAATCTTTGATCCGGAGAAAACGCTAAGCGAAATAGCCTATGAGCTAGGTTTTAAATATCCACAACATTTTACAAGGCTCTTTAAGAAGAAAATGGGGAAGACCCCTAATGAATATCGGATGTTAAATTGA
- a CDS encoding nuclear transport factor 2 family protein: MKNLVFGIFLTLISVSSFAQGTGIEAEIKELSKQKWQWMADKNVDKLATLFHDKSKFVHMSGSWKKDRELEIIETGSIWYKNAEVHDVAVETFGDDTAVLWNRITLTAHVRGNDVQNEFTVTEFYKKEADDWKLLDLTFSSVRDTHEIEH, translated from the coding sequence ATGAAAAATCTAGTATTCGGAATCTTTTTAACCCTAATTAGTGTATCATCTTTCGCTCAAGGTACGGGCATCGAGGCCGAGATTAAGGAACTCTCCAAACAAAAATGGCAATGGATGGCCGATAAAAATGTGGATAAACTGGCAACCCTTTTCCATGATAAATCAAAATTCGTCCACATGAGCGGTTCTTGGAAAAAGGACAGGGAGCTGGAAATCATAGAAACGGGAAGCATTTGGTATAAAAATGCCGAGGTACATGATGTTGCGGTAGAGACATTTGGAGACGACACCGCCGTACTCTGGAACCGTATTACGCTCACAGCGCACGTGAGAGGAAACGATGTTCAAAATGAATTTACGGTAACGGAATTCTATAAAAAAGAAGCAGACGATTGGAAATTGTTGGACCTAACCTTTAGCAGTGTACGCGACACCCATGAAATCGAACATTAA
- a CDS encoding nuclear transport factor 2 family protein gives MINGKLILGVLIAFLSIPMVMAQSTEIEKKIKELSQQKWQWMADKDADKLAELFHDKAKFVHMGGTWGKDREVDVIRSGRIHYKKADVHEVMVEVLNENTVILWNQITLLADVGSNEVTNPFMVTEVYVKQHEAWKLADLTFSKLLTRD, from the coding sequence ATGATAAACGGTAAATTGATTTTAGGCGTACTGATTGCTTTTTTAAGCATCCCAATGGTCATGGCGCAATCTACAGAAATTGAAAAGAAAATCAAGGAACTCTCCCAGCAAAAATGGCAATGGATGGCCGACAAGGATGCGGACAAGCTGGCGGAACTATTTCATGATAAGGCCAAGTTTGTGCACATGGGTGGTACCTGGGGCAAAGACCGCGAAGTTGACGTGATCCGAAGCGGCAGAATCCATTACAAAAAGGCTGACGTTCATGAAGTGATGGTCGAAGTGTTGAATGAAAATACCGTAATTCTTTGGAACCAAATTACTTTGCTGGCGGACGTAGGCAGTAATGAAGTAACCAACCCCTTTATGGTCACGGAGGTCTATGTGAAGCAACATGAGGCATGGAAATTGGCGGATTTAACTTTTAGCAAATTGCTAACCAGAGATTAG
- a CDS encoding flavodoxin, whose product MKFVAYTWYLFISVVLVDLQAEKFVSIANCQNPKRTVIIYLSRTSNTKAVAEMIQNEVGGDLVGVELENPYPEDYDAIVKQVADENASGFLPPLKTKVDMVQYDTIFFGFPTWGMQLPPPMKSFLNENDLKGKTLIPFNTNAGYGLGSSLKTIRQLSPNSKMLEEFSVKGGVERDGILFVMEGKRKVEVRKALQKWLKRIKVVRD is encoded by the coding sequence ATGAAATTTGTTGCCTACACATGGTATTTGTTTATTTCAGTTGTCTTAGTTGACTTGCAGGCAGAAAAGTTCGTCTCAATAGCAAATTGCCAAAATCCAAAAAGAACAGTAATAATATACCTCTCCCGAACCAGTAATACCAAGGCCGTGGCCGAGATGATTCAAAACGAAGTCGGGGGCGATTTAGTGGGAGTAGAATTGGAAAACCCCTATCCGGAGGATTATGATGCCATTGTAAAACAAGTAGCCGATGAAAATGCAAGCGGGTTTTTACCTCCTTTAAAAACGAAGGTGGATATGGTGCAATACGATACCATCTTCTTCGGGTTCCCGACATGGGGCATGCAACTGCCACCGCCCATGAAAAGCTTTTTGAATGAAAACGATTTGAAGGGTAAAACGCTCATTCCCTTCAACACAAATGCCGGATACGGATTGGGCAGTAGTTTGAAAACCATAAGACAACTGAGCCCTAATAGCAAGATGCTGGAAGAATTTTCCGTAAAGGGAGGAGTGGAAAGGGACGGTATTCTATTTGTGATGGAAGGAAAACGTAAAGTCGAGGTTAGGAAGGCATTGCAAAAATGGTTGAAACGAATAAAGGTAGTAAGGGATTAG
- a CDS encoding putative quinol monooxygenase — protein MKIDNDNDMKHLGLRKLCLIVLCSMMTAIVSGQENEPDDQAYTLENMMVRIAEIEVDPDYLEEYISILKVEAEASVRLEPEVICIYPMFQKENPNQIRLLEIYANKAAYESHLQTPHFKHYKESTLPMVKSLQLVDMEAIDKKTMVNIFKKMNMQ, from the coding sequence ATGAAAATCGATAATGACAATGACATGAAACATTTAGGTTTACGTAAACTTTGTTTGATAGTACTATGTAGTATGATGACCGCTATTGTTTCTGGCCAAGAAAATGAGCCCGATGATCAAGCATATACATTGGAAAACATGATGGTCCGCATCGCAGAAATTGAAGTAGACCCGGATTACCTTGAGGAATATATCTCCATTTTGAAAGTGGAAGCCGAAGCTTCCGTCCGTTTGGAGCCCGAGGTCATCTGTATCTATCCCATGTTTCAGAAGGAAAATCCGAACCAAATCCGATTGTTGGAAATATATGCAAATAAAGCGGCCTACGAATCACATCTTCAGACCCCGCATTTCAAACATTACAAGGAGTCCACACTCCCGATGGTTAAATCCTTGCAATTGGTGGATATGGAGGCAATCGACAAAAAAACTATGGTAAACATCTTCAAGAAGATGAATATGCAATGA
- a CDS encoding (2Fe-2S)-binding protein, translating to MANFTLNINGTKQEVDVDPSTPMLWVLRDHLKLLGTKYGCGIAQCGACTIHLGDNAVRSCQLPVSAATEQKITTIEGLSENGDHPVQKAWLEVDVPQCGYCQAGQIMTASALLEKNPNPSDTEIETAMNGNICRCGTYTRIKKAVKLAASSENV from the coding sequence ATGGCAAACTTCACGCTAAATATCAACGGAACGAAACAAGAGGTAGATGTTGACCCATCAACGCCCATGCTCTGGGTATTACGGGACCACCTCAAGCTGTTAGGCACCAAATACGGCTGCGGTATCGCGCAGTGCGGTGCCTGTACCATACATTTGGGCGACAACGCCGTACGCTCTTGCCAATTACCGGTATCGGCGGCGACTGAACAGAAGATCACGACTATCGAGGGACTTTCCGAAAACGGTGACCATCCTGTACAAAAGGCATGGTTGGAAGTCGATGTTCCCCAATGTGGCTATTGCCAAGCGGGACAGATCATGACCGCTTCGGCCTTGTTGGAAAAAAATCCGAATCCCTCGGACACCGAAATCGAAACGGCCATGAACGGAAACATCTGTCGTTGCGGAACGTATACACGAATCAAGAAGGCCGTCAAACTTGCAGCAAGTTCAGAGAACGTTTAA
- a CDS encoding twin-arginine translocation signal domain-containing protein: protein MTQIKTQYNRRSFIKVSAAAGGGMLIGFSWLNGCKPNTPEPEPGVAVPNEWFEINGYIKIGDTGMVTIYSPNPEIGQNVRTSMPMIVAEELDVPWENVVVEQAPLNTGWYQNQFAGGSLSIRLSWNALRMAGATGKRMLMEAAAKEWGLQVSDRPLVKES, encoded by the coding sequence ATGACACAGATAAAAACACAATATAATCGTCGTTCGTTCATAAAAGTATCTGCCGCCGCAGGTGGTGGCATGCTTATCGGTTTTAGTTGGCTGAACGGATGTAAACCCAATACCCCCGAACCAGAACCTGGCGTTGCGGTACCGAATGAGTGGTTCGAAATTAACGGCTACATTAAAATAGGCGATACCGGCATGGTTACCATCTATTCCCCTAATCCTGAAATCGGGCAGAACGTAAGAACTTCAATGCCCATGATCGTTGCCGAGGAACTCGATGTGCCATGGGAAAACGTGGTCGTAGAACAGGCACCTCTAAATACAGGGTGGTATCAAAATCAATTTGCAGGTGGTAGTCTTTCTATTCGGTTGAGTTGGAACGCGCTACGAATGGCGGGAGCTACGGGAAAAAGAATGTTGATGGAAGCGGCAGCAAAAGAATGGGGCCTACAAGTTTCAGATCGACCGCTAGTGAAGGAATCATAA